A region of Photobacterium sanguinicancri DNA encodes the following proteins:
- the fliD gene encoding flagellar filament capping protein FliD yields the protein MNIGSATASGLDINTMVNKIVDSERAPKEARINEQRGQISTTISAYGQLKSSLDGMKNMMADFRRNDAFSARMVTVDNDEVLNPSVDADAIPGKYTIDVQQLAQSHKIVSGSFDEKDKLGAGKLSIALGGKHFNVEIPEDESKALDVVRHINRHPANTGVMASLIKDDVGTRLVLSSDKPGEDNTIKVRVDAPITSTLQKFGFNPNNELNSMSEMQVAKDSRVLIDGLAVVTSQNNVIEDAIKGVDLNLEKVTDGIDVKPVVVEVAYDRDSVRGAIEQFVQAYNQFENTSERLAKFDPQSQEKGPLVGDSIVRISNNQLRAAFSTPLEKAPESLSTLSELGIKTTLEGSLEIDYKVLDKHLDKNFSDVGEFLGGRNGFARKIEELIHAHTGITGSIRSRENSLNDQVLDLNNDQDKLDRRMDSVQKRTFDQFAAMDNAMGKMQSQFGSMMSMMPQ from the coding sequence ATGAATATTGGTTCCGCAACGGCGTCTGGCCTTGATATCAACACGATGGTGAATAAAATTGTTGATTCTGAGCGTGCCCCGAAAGAAGCGCGGATCAATGAACAACGCGGACAAATCAGCACCACTATCAGTGCCTACGGGCAACTCAAAAGCTCCCTTGATGGCATGAAAAACATGATGGCAGACTTTCGCCGTAATGATGCCTTCTCTGCGCGTATGGTCACCGTTGATAACGATGAAGTACTTAACCCATCGGTTGATGCGGACGCTATTCCTGGTAAATACACCATTGATGTGCAGCAACTCGCACAGTCCCATAAAATTGTCTCAGGCTCATTTGATGAAAAAGACAAATTAGGTGCGGGTAAACTATCCATCGCCCTTGGCGGTAAGCATTTCAATGTAGAGATACCAGAAGACGAAAGTAAAGCCTTAGATGTGGTTCGCCATATTAATCGCCACCCCGCCAATACTGGGGTGATGGCGTCGTTAATTAAAGATGATGTAGGTACTCGCTTAGTCTTATCATCGGATAAACCCGGTGAAGATAACACTATTAAGGTCAGGGTTGATGCTCCCATTACGAGCACGCTGCAGAAGTTTGGGTTTAATCCTAATAATGAATTGAACTCGATGAGTGAAATGCAGGTAGCAAAAGACTCTAGAGTGTTGATTGATGGCTTAGCGGTTGTCACTAGCCAAAACAATGTGATTGAAGATGCGATTAAAGGGGTCGATCTCAATTTAGAAAAAGTGACGGATGGTATCGATGTTAAACCCGTAGTGGTTGAAGTCGCTTACGATCGTGACTCCGTTAGAGGCGCAATCGAGCAGTTTGTTCAAGCTTATAACCAATTTGAGAATACGTCTGAACGGCTCGCGAAATTTGATCCGCAAAGCCAAGAAAAAGGCCCATTAGTGGGTGACAGCATCGTTCGTATTTCAAATAATCAATTGCGTGCTGCATTTTCAACGCCGCTAGAAAAGGCACCTGAATCACTGTCAACGTTGAGTGAGCTTGGGATCAAGACCACCCTTGAAGGTAGCTTAGAAATTGATTACAAAGTGCTTGATAAGCACTTAGATAAGAACTTCAGTGATGTGGGTGAGTTTCTTGGTGGGCGAAACGGTTTTGCTCGTAAAATAGAAGAGTTGATCCACGCTCATACAGGGATCACTGGCAGTATTCGTAGCCGTGAAAATAGCTTAAATGACCAAGTGTTAGATCTTAATAACGATCAAGACAAGTTAGATCGACGCATGGACAGTGTGCAAAAGCGAACCTTTGATCAGTTTGCGGCAATGGATAATGCGATGGGTAAAATGCAGAGTCAATTTGGTTCAATGATGAGTATGATGCCACAGTAA
- the fliS gene encoding flagellar export chaperone FliS, translating into MRGSLQAYKRVSVDSQLTSATPHRVVQMLMAGAIERLIQGKAAMQQGSIAVKGERLGKALDIVISLRGCLSMEDGGEIATNLDSLYDFMIHQISTANQNNEPEKLDDVVDILREIKSAWDQIPTEFHSMTQLDN; encoded by the coding sequence ATGAGAGGCTCTCTTCAGGCTTATAAACGTGTATCCGTTGATAGCCAGCTAACATCAGCGACCCCACACCGTGTGGTACAAATGCTTATGGCTGGTGCTATCGAGCGTTTAATTCAAGGTAAAGCAGCCATGCAGCAAGGCTCTATTGCTGTGAAAGGTGAGCGTTTAGGTAAGGCATTGGACATCGTCATAAGCCTACGAGGCTGTTTATCAATGGAAGATGGTGGTGAAATTGCGACCAACCTTGATTCACTATATGACTTTATGATTCATCAGATCTCTACCGCCAATCAAAACAACGAACCTGAAAAACTGGACGACGTTGTTGATATTCTTCGAGAGATAAAATCTGCTTGGGATCAGATCCCAACTGAATTTCATTCAATGACACAGCTTGATAATTAA
- a CDS encoding sigma-54 dependent transcriptional regulator: MQGLAKTLVIDDDLQHRHDLSVILNFVGEQHEAVSTGEVHSSLLDQAWGACLLGKISSPIALTKILDFLQIHHHIPVIALSTHNSEVAGLSNYVGELELPLHYPQLTDALRHCQEFLGKRSFHVPQLGRKNTLFRSMVGRSESISQVRHLTEQVSATDASVLILGESGTGKEVVARNIHYHSSRGKGPFVPVNCGAIPPDLLESELFGHEKGAFTGAIASRKGRFELADGGTLFLDEIGDMPMSMQVKLLRVLQERSFERVGGNQTIKVNVRIVAATHRNLDEMITANQFREDLYYRLNVFPIEMPALRERIEDTPLLLQELLARMEAEGAKPIHFTPRAINSLMEHDWPGNVRELANLVERLIILYPGEMVDVNHLPMKYRYSELPDFQPEDNNFLSVEDQERAALADMFASSFEDESHDDNAAFSDLPPEGLNLKEMLAELEIDMIRQALDAQGAVVARAADMLGMRRTTLVEKMRKYGLNKAS, from the coding sequence ATGCAAGGCTTAGCTAAAACTCTCGTTATTGATGACGATTTGCAGCACCGACATGACTTAAGTGTCATTTTAAATTTTGTGGGTGAACAGCATGAAGCCGTCTCAACAGGTGAAGTGCACAGTTCACTTTTAGATCAAGCCTGGGGAGCGTGTTTACTTGGTAAAATTAGCTCGCCAATTGCGCTGACCAAGATTTTGGATTTTCTTCAAATTCACCATCACATTCCAGTGATCGCATTATCAACACATAATAGTGAAGTCGCAGGCCTCTCAAACTATGTGGGTGAACTTGAATTACCGCTTCATTATCCTCAGCTGACAGATGCGTTACGCCATTGCCAAGAGTTTCTTGGTAAGCGTAGCTTCCATGTCCCTCAGCTTGGTAGGAAAAACACCTTATTCCGTAGCATGGTTGGTCGCAGTGAAAGCATCAGCCAAGTGCGTCATCTGACTGAACAAGTTTCAGCAACAGATGCGAGTGTCTTGATTTTAGGTGAGTCTGGTACGGGTAAAGAAGTTGTTGCTCGTAACATCCATTACCATTCATCTCGCGGTAAAGGCCCATTCGTCCCTGTAAACTGTGGCGCAATTCCACCTGATTTACTTGAAAGCGAACTGTTTGGCCATGAAAAAGGGGCGTTTACTGGAGCGATAGCTTCACGTAAGGGCCGTTTTGAATTAGCGGATGGCGGTACATTATTCCTTGATGAGATTGGTGATATGCCAATGTCGATGCAAGTGAAGTTACTGCGCGTACTGCAAGAGCGTAGCTTTGAACGCGTTGGTGGTAACCAAACGATTAAAGTTAACGTGCGCATTGTAGCGGCGACTCACCGTAACTTAGACGAGATGATAACTGCGAATCAGTTCCGTGAAGATTTGTATTATCGTCTCAATGTCTTCCCAATCGAAATGCCAGCGTTACGTGAACGTATCGAAGATACGCCATTATTATTACAAGAGTTACTGGCGCGTATGGAAGCTGAAGGGGCTAAGCCTATTCACTTTACACCCCGTGCCATTAATTCCTTAATGGAACATGATTGGCCGGGCAATGTGCGTGAACTAGCCAACTTAGTTGAACGCTTAATTATTTTGTACCCAGGTGAAATGGTGGATGTGAATCATCTACCGATGAAATATCGTTACAGCGAGTTACCTGACTTCCAACCAGAAGATAATAACTTCTTGTCGGTAGAAGATCAGGAGCGTGCAGCCTTAGCCGATATGTTTGCCTCTTCATTTGAAGATGAGTCTCACGATGACAATGCCGCGTTTAGTGATCTACCTCCTGAAGGACTTAACCTTAAAGAGATGCTTGCTGAACTTGAAATTGACATGATA